ACGTATTCACGGGGAACAACGCCGCCGACGATCTTGTTTTCAAATTGGTAGCCAGCGCCGCGCTCAAGCGGTTCCAGTTCCAGCCATACGTGACCGTATTGGCCTTTACCACCGGACTGACGTACGAATTTACCTTCGATCTTCACTTTGGAAGTGATCGTCTCTTTGTACGCAACCTGCGGCTTACCAACGTTGGTTTCAACTTTGAATTCGCGCAGGAGGCGGTCGACGATGATCTCAAGGTGCAGCTCACCCATACCGGAGATGATCGTTTGACCGGTCTCTTGGTCGGTGTAAGTTTTGAAGGTCGGGTCTTCCTCTGCGAGCTTGGAAAGCGCGATGCCCAGTTTATCCTGGTCAGCTTTCGACTTCGGCTCGAGGGAGAGGGAGATAACCGGCTCCGGGAATTCCATGGACTCGAGGATAACAACGCTCTTCTCGTCGCACAGAGTGTCACCGGTGGTGGTGTCTTTCAGACCCACTGCAGCAGCGATGTCGCCCGAGTATACGGTCGAGATCTCTTCGCGGTGGTTCGCGTGCATTTGCAGGATACGGCCGATACGCTCACGCTTGCCCTTGGTGGAGTTCAGAACGTAGGAGCCCGAGTTCAGAACGCCGGAGTAAACGCGGAAGAAGGCCAGTTTGCCCACAAACGGGTCAGTCATGATCTTGAACGCCAGAGCAGCGAACGGCTCCGCATCGGAGGACGGACGCTCGGTCTCTTCGCCATCTTCGGTAACACCTTTGATCGGCGGGACGTCGGTCGGTGCCGGCATGTAATCAACAACAGCATCCAGCATCGGCTGTACGCCTTTGTTCTTGTACGAGGAACCGCACAGAACCGGGATGATCTGAACGTTGATTACGCCTTTGCGCAGAGCAGATTTGATCTCCTCGGTGGTGATCTCTTCACCTTCGAGGTATTTCATCATCAGCTCTTCGTCAAGCTCCGCAACAGCTTCTACGAGCTGCGCGTGCAGCTCTTCTGCGCGGTCTTTGAGGTCAGCCGGGATTTCAGCTTGCTCAGAGGTTTTGCCAAGGTCATCGGTGTAGATGATCGCTGTCATGGTGACCAGGTCAACCATACCTTGGAACGTGTCTTCTGCGCCGATCGGCAATTGGATCGGCACTGCGTTCGCTTTGAGGCGGTCGCGCATCATATCGACGCAACGGAAGAAGTCCGCGCCGGTGATGTCCATTTTGTTGACGTATGCGATACGCGGAACGTGGTATTTATCCGCTTGGCGCCATACGGTCTCGGACTGCGGTTCTACGCCGCCCTTCGCGCAAAATACGCCAACCGAACCATCGAGGACGCGCAGGGAACGCTCAACCTCAACGGTGAAGTCCACGTGACCTGGTGTGTCGATGATGTTGATACGGTGATTGTTCCATTCTGCAGTGGTTGCAGCGGATGTGATCGTGATACCACGCTCTTGCTCCTGGACCATCCAGTCCATCGTCGCTGCACCTTCGTGCGTTTCACCGATCTTATGCACGCGGCCGGTGTAGAACAGGACGCGCTCGGTGGTGGTGGTCTTACCAGCGTCGATGTGAGCCATGATACCGATGTTTCTCGTTCTCTCAAGAGGGAACTTACGGGACATACGGCACATCCTCCTTTCTCAAATAAGTATAAAGGTGATCGGACAGATCCAAGAGAGAACCTATCCGAACACGTGATTTATAAATCCTACCAGCGGTAGTGAGCAAACGCTTTGTTCGCTTCTGCCATCTTGTGCATGTCTTCACGACGCTTCACGGAACCGCCAGTGCTGTTAGCAGCATCCATGAGCTCGTTCGCCAGCTTATCGACGATGGTCTTCTCGTTGCGCTTGCGGGAGTAATCGACGAGCCAACGGATCGCGAGGGTTACGCGGCGCTCCGGACGAACTTCGATCGGCACTTGGTAGTTCGCGCCCCCTACACGGCGAGCTTTAACTTCGAGTACGGGCATGATGTTCTTCATTGCCGTTTCGAACACTTCCAACGGATCGTTGCCAGTCTTCTCACGGATTTTGTCGAACGCTTCGTAAACTGCGCCTTGCGCAGTGGACTTCTTGCCATCGTACATCAATTTGTTAGCCAGACGAGTTACCAGCTTGGATCCGTAAACCGGATCCGGCAGCACGTCACGGCGCGGTACTGGACCTTTACGCGGCATGCAATTCGCCTCCTTTCGGTGTTTCTGCATTACTTGCAGTCATTACTTCTTCACTTTCGGACGCTTCGCGCCGTACTTGGAACGAGCTTGCATGCGGTCTTTCACGCCTGCAGTGTCCAGTGCGCCACGAACGATGTGGTAACGAACACCCGGAAGGTCTTTTACACGGCCGCCACGAACGAGAACAACGGAGTGTTCTTGCAAGTTGTGGCCGATACCCGGGATGTACGCGGTAACCTCGATACCGTTGGTCAAACGAACACGCGCGTATTTACGCAGTGCGGAGTTCGGTTTCTTCGGGGTCATGGTACCTACGCGAGTGCAAACCCCACGCTTCTGCGGGGACGGCAGATCGGTTTGCTCCTTTACGAAGCTGTTGTAGCCTTTCTGCAGCGCCGGTGCAGTCGATTTTTTCTCGACGGACTTACGGCCTTTGCGTACCAATTGGTTAATTGTCGGCATTGTTGCTGCACCTCCTTCCAAAGTTTCAAGTCCACAGAGCCCGGTGGCTCATGGTTAGGCAAATGAAAAAGGTAAGTGGCGAACTAACTCAGATCAGCCAGCCAAAATACCTAATGACAAGCGATGTGCGACACAGTCACCAGCAACATGACTGCTTGTCTTAACGATGACTTCAGGCACACTACGAGATTGTATCACCTAGTTTGCAGGAAGTCAACACCTCCGGACGGATCACATTACTTTTTTCGCGCAGTCAGCGGGAAGGCGCCCGCCGTGAGGGAGCGCCTTCCAGTGACTTGCATGATTATTCAACAACAGTTTCGACCGTTTCCAGCTCGGAACCTGCGATTTCGTCGGAGTATCCGCCCTCGGTGGACAGCGTTTCCTCGTCCGTCTCGGTGCCGTCTTCGATCTTGATGTTGCGGTAGCGGGACATCCCGGTGCCGGCCGGCACCAGTTTACCGATGATAACGTTCTCTTTGAGGCCGAGCAGACGGTCCACTTTCCCCTTGATCGCCGCTTCGGT
This genomic stretch from Tumebacillus sp. BK434 harbors:
- the fusA gene encoding elongation factor G, translating into MSRKFPLERTRNIGIMAHIDAGKTTTTERVLFYTGRVHKIGETHEGAATMDWMVQEQERGITITSAATTAEWNNHRINIIDTPGHVDFTVEVERSLRVLDGSVGVFCAKGGVEPQSETVWRQADKYHVPRIAYVNKMDITGADFFRCVDMMRDRLKANAVPIQLPIGAEDTFQGMVDLVTMTAIIYTDDLGKTSEQAEIPADLKDRAEELHAQLVEAVAELDEELMMKYLEGEEITTEEIKSALRKGVINVQIIPVLCGSSYKNKGVQPMLDAVVDYMPAPTDVPPIKGVTEDGEETERPSSDAEPFAALAFKIMTDPFVGKLAFFRVYSGVLNSGSYVLNSTKGKRERIGRILQMHANHREEISTVYSGDIAAAVGLKDTTTGDTLCDEKSVVILESMEFPEPVISLSLEPKSKADQDKLGIALSKLAEEDPTFKTYTDQETGQTIISGMGELHLEIIVDRLLREFKVETNVGKPQVAYKETITSKVKIEGKFVRQSGGKGQYGHVWLELEPLERGAGYQFENKIVGGVVPREYVPAVDNGIQEAMGNGILAGYPLIDMKATIIDGSYHDVDSSEMAFKIAGSMALKAGAVKANPVILEPIMKVEVIVPEEYMGDIMGDVNSRRGRIEGMETRAGAQVIRAFVPLSEMFGYATSLRSRTQGRGQYSMEFAAFEDTPKSITAEIIAKNKGE
- the rpsG gene encoding 30S ribosomal protein S7, producing the protein MPRKGPVPRRDVLPDPVYGSKLVTRLANKLMYDGKKSTAQGAVYEAFDKIREKTGNDPLEVFETAMKNIMPVLEVKARRVGGANYQVPIEVRPERRVTLAIRWLVDYSRKRNEKTIVDKLANELMDAANSTGGSVKRREDMHKMAEANKAFAHYRW
- the rpsL gene encoding 30S ribosomal protein S12; the encoded protein is MPTINQLVRKGRKSVEKKSTAPALQKGYNSFVKEQTDLPSPQKRGVCTRVGTMTPKKPNSALRKYARVRLTNGIEVTAYIPGIGHNLQEHSVVLVRGGRVKDLPGVRYHIVRGALDTAGVKDRMQARSKYGAKRPKVKK